A window of the Candidatus Poribacteria bacterium genome harbors these coding sequences:
- a CDS encoding YbaB/EbfC family nucleoid-associated protein: MKMNDLMKQAQQMQKRMLEIREELANRTVEATVGGGMVTAVVNGQQEVVSLRITPEVVDPEDTEMLEDLIVAAVNEALQQSQEMMSAEMSKLTGGIKIPGLP; encoded by the coding sequence ATGAAAATGAACGACCTGATGAAACAGGCACAACAAATGCAAAAGCGGATGCTTGAAATTCGAGAGGAACTTGCAAATCGTACCGTTGAAGCAACCGTCGGCGGTGGAATGGTAACCGCTGTCGTTAATGGACAACAGGAAGTTGTTTCACTTCGCATTACACCGGAAGTCGTTGATCCAGAAGATACAGAAATGCTTGAAGATCTAATCGTCGCGGCAGTCAACGAAGCCTTGCAACAATCGCAAGAAATGATGTCAGCAGAAATGAGCAAATTAACCGGTGGCATTAAAATTCCAGGACTCCCGTAA